ATCCCCTAATTTTGTCCACTGCCTCCCGGGGTGCAGTTCCATTGTGACGGGCGAGGAATAGCTGACCCTGCGTCCTTGATTGACTGACTGGCCTGGGCCCAAAAAACGCGACGTCGCGTTAACTCCAATTTAAGCCAAactccatcctcatcatcatcttcaaacaACGTCAATTATTTCCACCGCTGAATTGATCGCATCGCATTCGAATTCATCGCGACGAGTATTGTCAACCTTTGGTTTATTCACAGCGTAGCCCTCGACTCAAACACGATTCCTCCCCGGGCATGCCACTCGACTTTGCATAATGCGTATGATCAAGCCTTCATGGCTAAGCCATAGCGGCGAGCAAAAGGATTTCGAGGTTTACAGCTGCCATGTCTCCCCGGATGGAAAACGACTTGCGACTGCTGGCGGCGATGGACACGTCCGCGTTTGGTCAACCGAAAGTATCTACAATGCCGACACACCAAAGTACAACAAGCCGCGCCAGCTCTGCCACATGAGCCATCATCTTGGAACAATTCACTCGGTTCGCTTTTCGCCTAATGGACGTTATCTTGCCAGTGGAGCGGACGACAAAATTATTTGCGTATACCACCTGGATAAAGGGCCCCCAGCTGCCACCTTTGGCACCAACGAGCCTCCTCCTGTCGAGAACTGGAAGACATACAAACGTTTAATTGGTCACGACAATGATGTTCAGGATCTCGCCTGGTCATACGATTCTTCGATATTGGTTTCTGTTGGCCTTGATTCAAAGGTCGTCGTCTGGTCTGGTCATACGTtcgagaagctgaagacTCTGCCTGCACACCAAAGTCATGTCAAGGGTATCACCTTCGATCCTGCGAACAAATTCTTTGCAACCGCAAGCGACGACCGAACGATCAAAATCTTTCGATTTACTTCGCCTGCACCTAATGCGACACAGCACGATATGGTTAACAACTTTGTTCTTGAAACGACCATCAGCTCACCATTCAAGAGCTCGCCCCTAACTACGTACTTTCGACGATGTTCGTGGTCCCCTGACGGTAATCACATCGCAGCTGCCAACGCTGTGAACGGCCCCGTGAGTTCTGTTGCTATCATCGAGCGGACGAGATGGGATAGTGAAATCAATCTTATCGGCCATGAAGCCCCAACGGAAGTGTGCATGTTCTCCCCTCGTCTGTTTCACACGTCAAAGCCAGATGCGAGTGCAGCCGATGGGGCCGCGACATCGCTCGTGACAGTGATTGCATCAGCTGGCCAGGACAAGACTTTGAGTATATGGAACACAAATACGTCCAGGCCGGTGGTCGTGTGTCAAGACTTGGCAGGCAAGTCAATATCTGATCTAGCGTGGACTCCGGATGGACAGACCATTTTTGCGTCTAGTCTAGACGGTAGCATTGTGGTTGTAAATTTCGAGGAGGGAGAGCTCGGCTGGGTAGCGCAACCAGAGGAGAACGTCAAGGCACTTCAGAAATATGGCGCGTCGCGGAAGGGAATGGGTATAGCTGAGGACGTCGATGGCCTCATTCTGGAAAACCAGAGTAAAGAGGGAGAGTCGCGGGCTGTAGAGTCGAGGATGGGTGCACTAATGGGAGACTTTTCTGAGTCAACCAAGGAGTCAACACCTGTCGCTAATGGCTCTAAACCCAATGGCACTTCGGCGAAACCATCGACAAATGGCCAAGCTGAGCCAGAAAACGAACCAGAGAAGCAGCCAGAAGAGGCAGCTAACAAGACAGCCGAACGTGTCAAGGAATTGAAATCGCGGGTCACTATCGGCAAAGATGGCAAGAAGCGAGTTGCACCTTTGTTGGTGTCATCATCAGGGACAGGCACGTCTTCATTGCCTCAAACTCAGTTGGTTGGAACAACAAGTACCAACAAGAACACACAAAATGATACACCGCAGACAATAATTGACATGAGCAAGCCTTATGACGGCCTGCCCAAGGGAGGTATTGCCGCCATGTTGCTTGGTAACAAGAGGCAAATCAACCTgggtgatgacgaagatgaagaggagcCGGTTGCCAAGCGTGTTGCAACAGGTCCTACACCTATCGTCACTGATGGCCCTAATGGGGTCGAGCCAGCAGCCCTCGTACCTGTTCAGAATGGCGTTGTTCCCACACCTGAGTTCCTCAGGCCCGCAGTCATGAATGTCTCTATGTCCTTCGCTCAAGTCAGATTAGCTGTACCGAAGATCAGGTCACATATTCTTCGACCGCTGGACAGAGGAGTTTTACAGGGTGAGAGCTCCTTAGAAGAAGCAACAAAGACCCCAGAAAACATAATTCTGGAAGCGAAGAATGATGCCACCCATGGCCATCCTTCGCATGTCATAGTCAGCAAAAGGGGCGCTCTTATTTGGGAAGAGTGGCTTCCCAGAGATGTGATTCTAGTAACAGCGACGAAACACTTTTGGGCAGTGGCTTGCGAAGATGGATCTGTGCATACCTGGACCTCTgctggaagaaggcttctcaCCCCTATCATACTTGAGTCGCAGCCTGTTATCCTGGAAGCTCGCGATCACTGGCTGCTGTGCATTACAGCTGTCGGCCTTGCCCACGTTTGGGACATGAAAACCCAATCTTCTCCCAATCCTCCGGTGTCGCTTGGACCAATTCTGGATATCGCCACAATATCGCTTAACCAACACAGCGCGACGGCTGGCCCTGGTGTTACTTCTGCCCATCTCAACAGTACCGGCCACATCATTGTGACCCTGACCAATGGTGATGGCTACTGCTACGCTCGAGAGATGTATACATGGCAACGCCTAAGTGAAGCTTGTGGGCCGTGGCTCACATACTGGAACTCGACGATCTCCATTTCTGCTTGCATCTACAGCTGTGNNNNNNNNNNNNNNNNNNNNNNNNNNNNNNNNNNNNNNNNNNNNNNNNNNNNNNNNNNNNNNNNNNNNNNNNNNNNNNNNNNNNNNNNNNNNNNNNNNNNTTCTAGCAGTTTCGTCGTCAGACAAGATGTCACCGTTCGATGAAGCGGCAGTGGCAGGAGAATCCATGGCTGAGGATAATTCCGAAGAGAGCGATCGCGTAAAGGATGACCTTGGCCCAGCCTTCAGATCATTTGTTCTAGAGTCAGAAAGGAAAGACTCGGGTCGGGTATGGGTCGGTGTGGCCACAGAAATAACCGACTCGCGCTTGGGGTTGACATGACGGGCCTCATCAACGGCATCCTGCATCTCAGCAATCTTACGCATAGCATCCTCGTACTTGGCGTGGAGAGAGTCATAGTCATGAAGAGTCGACTCATGCTCCACGCGCAAGTCAATAAGCTCCTGGGTAACGTTCTCAAGCTTGTCAGCAACAAACTTGGATTGAGCTGGGCTTGGTGGAGGGCCCTCTTCGGTTGGCTTCTCAAGACGCAGAAGATCCTCATCCACTTCCTCACTATGGCAAAAGTTGTACAAACTAACAGCAAACAGGAAAATACCGCGAGCTTCAGCGATTGACGCTTCAATACGCAAGAATTCTCGACATAAGTTTAGAGGATGGCTCAGTGGACGTTGAGCAAATGGATGTGGAGGCTTAAACAAAAGGCATAGTTTTAAGGTTGTATCATTATCGTAATACATGTAGTTCCTATGCGGTGACAGGGGCGAGGACGGCGGACACTCTTTTCTGATTAACAGGCAAATATGGCGTTGAGGCTTATCTACCAGGGATCTGATGGTCCAGCGGTGCGAACTTGGGGTACAGGCAGGCGATAGACTACTGTTGGTGCTCGTTGATACGAAAGAACGCCTGGTTAATGAGGGCATGCAAACACAGTCATGCAGTACCATCCTGAGAGTGTATTGATTGGTGAAGTTCATGACAAATGGTTAATGTGGGTGAGCAAAGTGATTCTCGACACACCGTTATCTTTCATCGTTCCCTCTGTAACACAACCGACTGAGATTGCTGCGGCTCATGATCACATGCCATGTTTGGTGAAGAGTGGCGTTGAGTGAAGGTGAGGAAACAGGATGATGTTATCGTGAGTGGGCAAATGAGTGCATCACCAACACCGGTCTGTTGTTGTTTCTGGGCTTCTCCGGTCCGGATCTTTTCTTCCGGTCACTCCAGAGCCTCTGGGCAACtacttcttttcttatcAAGCTGGTGTTTAGTGTGTTGATGAGGTAAGATACTGCACCTGCTCGCAGCTGCCACGTCCATGTCCGCCTCCACATTGAATCACCTGCCAACCTGCATCTCCTTGGTTCTTCTCGCCTGAGGATACAATAACCACAAGGTGGAGGATTATTAGTAGGTACAATCCCCCCCAGTTTGTCTTCTCGCTTCTCTTACTTCattcttcttattcttcaTCCTTTGATTCGTTATTCTACTTCGAACCTGGAATCGAAAGcaatcacaatcacaagCACCATCTCTTCTCTTTAGCACGTCTAGAACGTTTCGTTGCTCAGCACCTAAGGTGCCTTTACACTCCTTTCATTCTCATACTCCTTTCTCaaagcctcttcctctccacCTTGCACTTCATCTGCCTAAGGTACTCAATAGCCTTCATCTTTACGGCCTTTAACCCTTCCGGTCCTCTCTTCGTTCAAGGCATTTGACAATTCTTCCCCTGAACGTTGAACCTTATCTCCacctccatcatggcaaaAGCCCTTCGCTTCACTCTTTTGTGGGCATGGGCCCTTACCCTTCTTCACTTCACCCTGTTTGTGTGTGGCTCAGCCTTGCCCTCGTCTGCTGATGCCCCCCTCAAAGCAGCCTTGGTGACCCTCGTCCAGGAAGATGATATCAGTGCCACTCTCTTCAGTATTCAACAGATTGAGGACAAGTTCAACAACCGCCACTTGTACGACTGGGTTTTCTTTAGCGTCCAGGATCTTCCAGAGAGGTTCAAGGAGCTCACTTCCAACGCTACCAATGCTACTTGTATCTTCGAGGTTATTCCAGAGGAGAACTGGAACATGCCTGGTTGGACTGATCACTCCCAACTTTCGGACTCTCACGAAATCAACTCTGACTGCAACCCAAAGACCTTTAAACCCCTCGCCGACATCCGCCAGATGAAGCGATGGAGCTCGGCCCCCTTTGCTAACGAGCGACGTCTCCGCAACTACGAATGGTTCTGGAGAGTAGAGCCAGGCGTAAGTGGTTCCCGAAACAACCACAATGATGCATCGAAAAATGATCAGGAGCTGACACAAGCAGGCATCTTTGAGCCAGGACATTCCTTTTGATGTCTTCCGTTACATGCGAGACAACGGTATTGCTTATGGCTTCAACCGAGCTGTCCTTGGCCAAGCCAACTTGTATCATCTCTCTCGCATCAAGTCTTTCATTGACAAGCACCCAGAGCTCCTTCACGAAGAGGCTGATATCACATGGCTTATTGAAAACGGCACAAGTCTCGCTATTCAGTCAAGCTCATCGGATGACAGCTATGAAGGATTGATAGACGAGGGCAGTGACAAACTGAGGTCGCGGATCATTTAGGAGAGCCGCCCTAGTGGTCAACGCAGCTCGGACACTAATAGGTCACAGGATGAGACGGCTCACGACAGAAATACCAAGAATGAAGGGAAGGGAGCATCTTGGATTGGTGGGTCCTTTGCGACTTGGCTAAGTGAAGTTTACAGCAACAGTCTTTATCCAACGTTTGACATTGGATCCCTAGCTTTCTTCCGCAGCCCTCATCACACTGCCTTCTTCCACCACCTCGACAGTGCGGGCGACTTTCAGTATCGCCGAGTCGACAATGTCCCGGTGCACAGCTTGAGCGCGAGTATGTTCCTGCCTCGGGAGAGTGTCTGGAACTTTGGCA
This genomic stretch from Fusarium oxysporum f. sp. lycopersici 4287 chromosome 2, whole genome shotgun sequence harbors:
- a CDS encoding protein HIR1 — protein: MRMIKPSWLSHSGEQKDFEVYSCHVSPDGKRLATAGGDGHVRVWSTESIYNADTPKYNKPRQLCHMSHHLGTIHSVRFSPNGRYLASGADDKIICVYHLDKGPPAATFGTNEPPPVENWKTYKRLIGHDNDVQDLAWSYDSSILVSVGLDSKVVVWSGHTFEKLKTLPAHQSHVKGITFDPANKFFATASDDRTIKIFRFTSPAPNATQHDMVNNFVLETTISSPFKSSPLTTYFRRCSWSPDGNHIAAANAVNGPVSSVAIIERTRWDSEINLIGHEAPTEVCMFSPRLFHTSKPDASAADGAATSLVTVIASAGQDKTLSIWNTNTSRPVVVCQDLAGKSISDLAWTPDGQTIFASSLDGSIVVVNFEEGELGWVAQPEENVKALQKYGASRKGMGIAEDVDGLILENQSKEGESRAVESRMGALMGDFSESTKESTPVANGSKPNGTSAKPSTNGQAEPENEPEKQPEEAANKTAERVKELKSRVTIGKDGKKRVAPLLVSSSGTGTSSLPQTQLVGTTSTNKNTQNDTPQTIIDMSKPYDGLPKGGIAAMLLGNKRQINLGDDEDEEEPVAKRVATGPTPIVTDGPNGVEPAALVPVQNGVVPTPEFLRPAVMNVSMSFAQVRLAVPKIRSHILRPLDRGVLQGESSLEEATKTPENIILEAKNDATHGHPSHVIRRNTFGQWLAKMDLCIPGPLLEEGFSPLSYLSRSLLSWKLAITGCCALQLSALPTFGT